A single window of Cydia splendana chromosome 13, ilCydSple1.2, whole genome shotgun sequence DNA harbors:
- the LOC134795967 gene encoding probable serine hydrolase, whose protein sequence is MAEGKVNGHKIVEDLPPGVKVEEIEIPVPWGHVAGRWWGPRDKQPIIAIHGWQDNAGTYDNLIPLLPVTTSVLCIDLPGHGLSSHYPTGMIYYIFWDGLVLLRRIVKHFGWRKISLMGHSLGGALSFMYAASYPEETEQIICIDIASPAVREPSSMVKTTGWGVDKMLEYENLSDDKIPSYSYDEMIDIVVDAYKGSISRENSETLMKRGMCPVPAHMKKKGYLFKRDPRLKVSGLGMMSIETALEYASKVRCKVLNIRALPGQRWERVDYYLDVIEKMKERADVRLVEVEGTHHIHLNDPKAIVDIIEDFLEEY, encoded by the exons ATGGCTGAAGGGAAGGTTAACGGGCATAAAATCGTGGaag ATCTTCCACCGGGCGTGAAGGTCGAAGAAATCGAGATCCCAGTACCATGGGGGCACGTAGCCGGGCGGTGGTGGGGTCCGCGAGACAAACAGCCAATAATAGCTATACACGGCTGGCAGGACAACGCAGGAACCTATGACAACCTCATACCACTCTTACCTGTTACCACTTCAGTCCTCTGCATCGATCTGCCAGGCCATGGTCTTTCTTCGCATTATCCTACTGGTATGATTTACTATATTTTCTGGGACGGATTGGTCCTCTTAAGGCGGATAGTGAAGCATTTCGGCTGGAGAAAGATCAGTCTCATGGGACATTCTCTCGGAGGTGCTTTAAGTTTCATGTACGCAGCGTCATACCCTGAGGAAACGGAACAGATTATCTGCATAGACATCGCTAGTCCTGCCGTCAGAGAGCCATCCTCCATGGTCAAAACTACAGGATGGGGTGTAGACAAAATGTTGGAATACGAGAATCTTTCTGACGATAAAATACCCAGTTACAGTTATGACGAAATGATCGATATAGTTGTAGATGCGTACAAAGGATCGATATCTAGAGAAAATAGTGAAACGCTTATGAAGAGAGGCATGTGCCCTGTTCCGGCGCATATGAAGAAGAAGGGATATCTCTTTAAAAGAGATCCTAGGCTTAAGGTGTCTGGTCTGGGCATGATGTCGATTGAAACCGCTTTGGAGTATGCTTCAAAAGTGAGGTGCAAAGTCTTGAATATAAGAGCTTTACCTGGACAAAGATGGGAAAGGGTAGACTATTACTTGGATGTTATTGAGAAGATGAAGGAGCGAGCTGATGTGAGGCTCGTCGAGGTGGAAGGAACGCACCATATACACTTGAACGATCCGAAAGCTATAGTTGACATTATTGAAGATTTCTTAGAAGAATATTAG